CATACTCCATCACCCGTATATCTCCCTAAGCCTCTCTATAGCACTAACGGTCCAGACAGTTAATCTACCTGGGTGGGTACCGGGGGCTAAGTGCTCAACGCCAAGATTATCGACAATTACAACATCAACTCCTGGATGATTCCTTGCCCCAAGTACAATTCCCTCGTTCTTACCTACTACAATCAATGGCCCCTTAGCCTTCTTGTACCTTCTACCTCTCATCTTACCCTTTCCTGCTCTAACTCCAGTCTTCTCCTTGGCCCTTTCGATGTCATCCCAAATGCCAAGCTTCTTGAATATCTCCCTTGTTTCTCTGGTCTTTTGAACTTTCTGAAGGTCATCAACAACTATCAGTGGGAGCTGAGGAACGTTATCAACAACATGGCCTCTGGCTTTAACTATATCGTAATTTGCGGTTGCTGCAATTGCACTCATTATTGCAAGTCTTCTTTCTTTCTTGTTTATGTCTTCCCAGATTATCTTCTCGACCTTTGGTGGATGAGTTCTTCTTCCACCCCTTGCAAATGGAACAAAGGCAGCATACCTTGGTGGTGTTTTAAGTCTCTCTACTCTTGCCATTCCGTGACCCTTTCCGATATTCTCGGTAACTCTTCTCTTACCAGCCATTGGATCCCTACCTTGGGGCTGTATTCTATGTGTCCACGAGGCTATAACTGCTCTTCTTATGAGATCAGGCCTAAATGGAGTGAAAAATACCTTTGGCAACTCGATCTCATCGACAGGTTGACCGTTAAGATCGAAAACCTTAACCTTCATTTATCTCACCTCACTGCTTTGACTCAACACTAACGTAAGTTATTTGTGGCCTCTGAACAGGAGGCTTCTTCTTCGGAGGTCTAATTGCAGGCCTAACTCTAATTATCCTCTTGACCGGCCCAGGAACGCTACCAGCAATCATCATGAAGTCACTTCTTACGATTCCGTAGTGGGGGAACCCGCCCTTTGGAGTTATCTCAATTTCATTTCCGTTAAGCTCGAGTTTTCCGTTGTGGCCTATTGCTATTAACCTCTTGTTAAGCTCAGTCCTGTGGTGGAATCCCATTTGACCCGCCATTGGAACTGTCCACATAACCCTAGCCGGGTGCCATGGGCCTATTGAACCAACCTTCCTCCTACCTTTGCTATCCTTGTGAGCCCTAAGCTTAATTCCCCATCTCTTTACGGGCCCTTGGGTACCCTTACCCTTTGTCACGGCAATTACGTCTAGGAGCTCTCCCTCTTTGAGAACCTCATCAACCCTAAGTTCCTTCCCTAATCTCTCCTTAATGTAGTTGAACTTTTCTTCAACACTTGTTCCTCCAATCGCATACTCCATTACTTCAGGCTTCTTCTTGAGCTTGATTATCCAAGGTTGAGTGGACACTAAAGCTCTTACCTCAACGATCTCGCCCTCTTTTATCATGTCCTCAAGCTGACCAAGCTTCTGTTCAAACTGCTCTTGAGTGTAGTCCTTTGGCAGGGTTGCAATTCTTCTCCTGAGAAGCTTGTAGAAAGTCATTTCGACTTTCTTGTTTGGCTTAACTGGGTAGTTGTCAAGCTTGAAGTCTGGAACTATAACTTCAGTTGCTGTTTCTAGCCCGAGATAACCCTGTCTATATGCTCTGATTCCAAACACTCTAAGGGGTGGTGTCTCTATTATTGTCACAGGAACGAAAATCTCCTTTCCATTAGTCAATCCCGGCTCATCGTCGATCATTAGTATATGAGTCATCCCTGCTTTGTAACCTGCAAAGCCCAGCATTCTAACCTCTGTCTCTTTTGGCCAGCTCCTAATCCTAGGAACTATGCTCTTAGCCCTCTTCCTTGGGCTAAATCCTAGTGAACCTCTTCTTGGCCTGTGAATCTTACCCATTCTCAATCCCTCCTCATGAGATTAAATATAGCAAGTGTAGCCAACACGGCTTCTTCCGTTCTAACGGTCTTCGTTTTTTGACCAGGAATTGTGTTCACGATTAAATCGAACTCAAACTTCTCATTATACTTCTCAAGTATCTCCATTATCCCCATCCTAGGGGAGCCAAACACGATACCAACCTCGCCCTCAAGGGGCACTTCGGCATCTCTCACATCGACACCCCTACGGGATGTCGCGATGACCACGTCAAGTTCAGCCTTTTTAAGTGTTTTTGCTAAAGTTTTTCTACTCCAGTGAACCTTATAGCCCCAATAGTCAGGAGGATCAGACGGGACTACTCTCAAGGGCTTTACTGAAATTATCTTAAACGTCCCTCGACCTTCCTCGGCAATTCCCTTTATCAAAGCTGGCCTATCAAGGCCAATATCTGCAAAGAGCTTCTTGCCCTTTCTGAATGCGTACCCCTCTCGTATTTCTCCAATTCTTGGGGTAGTCT
This is a stretch of genomic DNA from Pyrococcus sp. ST04. It encodes these proteins:
- the rpl4p gene encoding 50S ribosomal protein L4 gives rise to the protein MKVKVFDLNGQPVDEIELPKVFFTPFRPDLIRRAVIASWTHRIQPQGRDPMAGKRRVTENIGKGHGMARVERLKTPPRYAAFVPFARGGRRTHPPKVEKIIWEDINKKERRLAIMSAIAATANYDIVKARGHVVDNVPQLPLIVVDDLQKVQKTRETREIFKKLGIWDDIERAKEKTGVRAGKGKMRGRRYKKAKGPLIVVGKNEGIVLGARNHPGVDVVIVDNLGVEHLAPGTHPGRLTVWTVSAIERLREIYG
- a CDS encoding 50S ribosomal protein L3, which translates into the protein MGKIHRPRRGSLGFSPRKRAKSIVPRIRSWPKETEVRMLGFAGYKAGMTHILMIDDEPGLTNGKEIFVPVTIIETPPLRVFGIRAYRQGYLGLETATEVIVPDFKLDNYPVKPNKKVEMTFYKLLRRRIATLPKDYTQEQFEQKLGQLEDMIKEGEIVEVRALVSTQPWIIKLKKKPEVMEYAIGGTSVEEKFNYIKERLGKELRVDEVLKEGELLDVIAVTKGKGTQGPVKRWGIKLRAHKDSKGRRKVGSIGPWHPARVMWTVPMAGQMGFHHRTELNKRLIAIGHNGKLELNGNEIEITPKGGFPHYGIVRSDFMMIAGSVPGPVKRIIRVRPAIRPPKKKPPVQRPQITYVSVESKQ
- a CDS encoding putative RNA uridine N3 methyltransferase → MAWHVFIPDSLLEETNDPKLKAYKVGQIARACAIFGVEHIWIYRAGGKDGKLIKTLLEYAETPQYLRKRLFPLMPELKYAGVMPPLQIPSHKPKTTPRIGEIREGYAFRKGKKLFADIGLDRPALIKGIAEEGRGTFKIISVKPLRVVPSDPPDYWGYKVHWSRKTLAKTLKKAELDVVIATSRRGVDVRDAEVPLEGEVGIVFGSPRMGIMEILEKYNEKFEFDLIVNTIPGQKTKTVRTEEAVLATLAIFNLMRRD